Part of the Vulgatibacter sp. genome is shown below.
GGAGCGCGGCGCGGGAAAGAGGCGGGTCTATAGAAGAAGCAAGTCGGGCGGTCAACACGCCGGACCCCGCCGGGAATGCCCGCGATCGTTGGTGGCTCAAGCGATCGACGGGCCGCCGGGCGAGGCCCCGGCGCCTGCGCGACGCCCGGCGCTTGTGTTATCTCCGACCTCCTATGTCCGACGCCTCCCTCCTCCGCCAGCACGCAGCCCGGGCCGCAGGCCTCCCTCCCGACGAGTCGTGGGGGATCACCAAGCTCAAGGGCGACGCCTCCAACCGCTCCTACTACCGGGTCACGCTCCCCGAGCGCGCCTACGTCCTGATGGTGATGCCCGAGGGCGCCAGGCCCGAGGAGGCGACCAAGGGCGAGGCGCCCACCGAGCTCCCCTTCGTCAACGTCCACCGCTACCTCCACGGCCTCGGCGTGCGGGTGCCGACGATCCACACCTGGGATCCGGAAGCCGGCGTGATGGTCCTCGAAGACCTCGGCGACGTGACCTTCGAGGCGGGGCTCTCCCAGGGCGCGGATGCGGAAGGCCGGCGCGAGCAGCTCTATGGGCAGGCGATCGATCTGCTGGCGGGCCTGCGGGCCCGCGCCGACGCGAACCCCGACGCGAGCTGCCTCGCCTCGAGCCGCGCCTTCGACTTCGACCTCTACCGCTGGGAGTTCGACCACTTCCTCGAGTGGGGCCTCGAGGCGCGCCACGGGGTGAAGCTCGCTGGTGAGGACGCTGCCCGGGTCGGCGCCCTCGGCGACCAGATCTGCAGGGCGCTCGACGAGCTGCCCCGCGGCTTCACCCACCGCGACTACCAGTCCCGCAACCTGATGCTCCTGCCCGGCGACGAGCTGGTGGTGATCGACTTCCAGGACGCGCTGCAGGGGCCCAGGCAATACGACCTCGTCGCGCTGCTCCGGGATTCCTACGTGGAGCTGCCCATCGAGTTCGTGGAGAAGATGGTGCGCCGCTACCTTTCGCGGCTGGTGGAGGAGGGCGGTCCCCGGATCGATTCGCAGGCCTTCCTCGCCGACTTCCACCTCCTCACCGTGCAGCGCAAGCTCAAGGACGCCGGGCGCTTCGTCTTCATCGACAGGGTGAAGGGCAACCCGGGCTTCCTCCCCTACATCCCCGCGTCGCTGCGCTACGTGCGGGAGGCCCTCGCGCGCAGGCCCGAGCTCGCCGACCTCCACCGGATCCTCGCCCGCCACGTGCCGGAGCTCGCGTGATCGCGATGGTCCTCGCAGCGGGGCTGGGCACGCGCCTGCGGCCGCTCACCGAGCGGATCGCCAAGCCCGCGCTGCCGCTCCTCGGCTCGACGCTCCTCGAGGGCAACCTGCGCCTCGTGGCCCGGGCCGGCGTCCGCGAGGTCGTGGTCAACGCCCACCACCTGCAGAAGACCGTGGCGCGCGTCGCCCACGAGGCGGCGGAGCGGCTGGGGCTCACGCTCCACCTCTCCTTCGAGGCGCCCGAGGTCCTGGGCACCGGCGGCGCCCTCGTCGCTGCGAGGCCGCTCCTCGATCGCGGCACGCCCTTCCTCCTCGTCAACGGCGACGTGCTCTCGGATCTCGATC
Proteins encoded:
- a CDS encoding aminoglycoside phosphotransferase family protein, coding for MSDASLLRQHAARAAGLPPDESWGITKLKGDASNRSYYRVTLPERAYVLMVMPEGARPEEATKGEAPTELPFVNVHRYLHGLGVRVPTIHTWDPEAGVMVLEDLGDVTFEAGLSQGADAEGRREQLYGQAIDLLAGLRARADANPDASCLASSRAFDFDLYRWEFDHFLEWGLEARHGVKLAGEDAARVGALGDQICRALDELPRGFTHRDYQSRNLMLLPGDELVVIDFQDALQGPRQYDLVALLRDSYVELPIEFVEKMVRRYLSRLVEEGGPRIDSQAFLADFHLLTVQRKLKDAGRFVFIDRVKGNPGFLPYIPASLRYVREALARRPELADLHRILARHVPELA